TAAAGTTTTGTTTAAGCTGAGCAGAACTTTTTTAACAAAAATCTCATAGTCTCCTACACCCCTTTAGAAATTTGCCATGCCCTCGGGAGCAGAACACCCCCCTTCCATTTGGGAGGAACCAATGTTTTCCATATATAATATAGATTTCAGAGCTGTCATATTTTATGATTTAATAGCACCATCTAGTGTTCACCTGATTACACACAGTCTTTTCTACATGGCTTCACCTGGTTTTAGTTGCCTTACTGGATTGTTTCACCACATGATGTATTTAAAAGCAGAGGTGAAATATTGGTGATGTTTGAAACATTGGTTTTTAGTATTTTTGTGCATGCTTGTACATGTTCAAAAACCTTTCATGCTTTCAGCTTtcatataatcatagaatcatagaataactgagttggaaagggcctataaggcaggaattcaagtaagagcagatctgacagatggttattcaattttctctttaatgcctccagcactggagtgctcaccacctcttgaagtaatgggttccattgttatactgctgaTATTTGGGCTAAATCtgttttcctgtaacttgagcccattactaggtgttttgcactctgggatgatcaagaacagatcctgcccctcctctgtatgactatctttcaagtacagtggggtctcgacttacgaatttaatccgtattggaaggcagttctcaggtcgaaaagttcttaagtcgaatctgcatttcccataggaatgcattgaaaaccatttaatccgtatctgctcttttcgttcatagaaactaatgggaagctgctattccaccttctgccactagagggggatattttttcttttttccttctaacctaagatgacttagcttttaaaaaaaggggaaaaaagagttcgtaactcgaatctaagttcgtaagtcgagtccatatattcctatgagagtggttcgtaagtcgaaatgttcgtatgtcgagccgttcgtaagtcaagaccccactgtatttgacaagtgtcatcatatctcccctcagtctttttcccccctcaagactaaacatgcccagttctttcagtctttcctcataggggttGGTTTCAAGACCCCTGgtgatccttgttgccctcttctgaacttgctccagtttgttggcatccttcttaaagtccagtgtccagaactgaaaacagtacttaagatgaggcctaaccaatgctgaaaagaggagaactagtacctcacaggatttagGGACTATTTCTGTGaatgcattctaaaatagcatttttctttttttgcagccacatcacactgtttatttatttatttattttattccatttataccctgcctatctgttcGTCGCgaacactgttgactcatattcagcgtTTGATCAACAATTTTGAGATCCTTCTCACTGATAGTGTTACTACacatcttataactgtgcatttattttttcccctaggtgtagaactttgcacttcattttcctgttttcagcccagtgcaaAAGCCTATCcggatctttttgaattttgctcctgtcttccaaagtagtagctattccactcaattttatGTCATCTTTAAATtagataagtattccctgcactcccccatccaagtcattaatcaaaatattgaagagcagaGGGCCCatgactgagccttggggtaccccacttattacctcctcccagtttgagaaggagccattgataagcactctttgAGTATGactctgtaaccaactgtgtatccacttgacacttgttctatccagctcacagcttgttaatcagaatatAATGAGGCATCTTGTCAAaggctttttttcttgttggaattgtttgtagatGTGCCTTTAGAATTcccttttttagaaactcccatgTCTGtttgactccttttcttgttaggatttcctACCATGGGACATTTACGCATCATTGTTCTGAACTTCCATGGAAGAGCCAGACCATTGTTACATGTGACATTACAAGTGCCTAAAGTGTACATAGATTTCCACAATCATACCAAACTGCTGATCTAGTTAAAAATAAGTCATGACTttggttccactgaaatcactcaTACTTAAATTAAATTATTGGCTGAGATCCTGCTGCTTATCATAATGAATCGCTcttgagtaggctcattgaatcattgTGGacttagtgaatcaactcctctgtagatGAATCAATGAACTGACAAATAAAaccaggtaaatattcatcacttcgtatttgttggggtctccaGAATTGATGAATATGAAACAGCAAATATATGATGAATTGTGATATATGTtggtgtaacagccaccctcacacttcacagagtggttgctacttcactttaagaacctctgctgccaccaacttatccttaaaaatcataaaaggacaagtgtaactttgaaaaacaaaaacttggtttattgattacagaaataaaaatggtaaatcactggtgAAGAATCAATTaaacaatcactgttaataaacactggctcacacagactatttcacactgacaggctctctcactcactaaaactaacaatcactttaaactctcagctcagactctcatctccaaaaactctcacacactcttcacccccctttttatactaggtcctccccttaagttccaccctccgtcacaccataggctgatgactcactgcccagctgtgacggacatgtgatgttatgtctgcccgttacagTTGGAAATCAGGATTCATTTTCATattcatctccatctctagtttGTAGTATAAATGGGCACTAATATGAATTTCATCTTGGATCCCAGttctaggagaaaggcaggagacaaAACAATCAATCCATGCCAAGTTCCTGTACATGGCTAAAAACCACAAGTTCTTcctcgtggtcttctgtgaatgcacacaaaagggttaatccAGTGCCAGTGTTGGttctctcggaacattctcgagctttaagagaaaagtaacaaagtttaaggctgcctatacttGCGCatgcccaagcctcagttccatttttccgcctagcaaTTTGGAACCTCTTGCTTCAAGCTCTGTTTTTTCTACCTATTTCCATGGATTTTTCGTGCTTTTTCGACTGGACTGGACTGACTATGAGAACTGCCATATCCCTGGACGCAGACCTTCTCTTTCACGGACTCTTCTTTAGTGTTTTCCCTTCGAATTTGGCTGCCTCGgacttcccgccttttccccttcGCCTCGCAGCGGCTCTCTATAGACTTTCTTAGCTTTATGTCCCCTTCAGCCATTGTGTGCTTTGTGATCGGAAGATACCACACCAGGACGGGCATGATCGTtgccttttttgcttgggagaagcCCACTTATTAAAGGCAAAATCCTGTAAACACTGTAAGGTTTTTACTAAGGTGGCTTTGAAAGCCAGGCAACAACGTCTAAAATACCATCTGTGGGAATTCACACTGTCTTCCATCAAGCCCTCGGACATGGAGCTTGCCTCACCGTCAGCTACTCCTTGTTCTGAGTCCACAGCTTCCCCTCAACCATCTACTTATAAGACGGGCAAAAAAAGTCTGCTCCGTCTAAAAAATCTGGCAAGACTTCGGATACCACTTCAATTCCAGCTCCTAAAcctgcaaagcaaacaaaaactaaaGCTGCGGTTAAAGCAAAGGAGCCTTCCATCCAGCTTTCTCCGATATCTGAATCATTACCATCACCGATTTTGGAGGAGTCTTCGAGAGATTGTGAGTCTTTGTCGGAGGCAgcaccatctctgcctcctcgacAAGCTGAGCCGGTTATCCCGCAGGGCGTCTCTTCTCCGATGCCGAGTCAGCTTGCTGGAGCCACCGCAGGCCTGACTTCTGCCCCACAGAGCCCAATTTCTCATGGGCAGGGGTCCTTGGCTCTTTCAATCTCCTCAGCGCCCTCGAGGTCGAGGTCCCCTTGTAAGAAGTGCTCATCAAAAAGGAGGCATCGTTCTTCCAATCGATGCCGATTGAAACGTCGACGTCGGGACTGTTCCTCCACTTCAGATGACTTGGGAAGGGTTCGATCAAGGAAACACCACCGACGTCAATGACATTCGAGCTCCTCTGATTCCTCTTCGACCTCGACTGATCAACGTCAAAAACATAGGAAAATCACGTACAtttatgttttatcttttttagaCTCTCCTCAACCCCGTCATCCTAAGGCTTCAGTGCCTTTACCAGCAGTGCCTGCGCCTTCTGATTTGAACGTTCCCTCAACCTCTCAACAGAATCACTCTTCAACGTCGAAGGACAGACATGACATCGAACGTGGGTCCCGTAAAGGGAACAGGGATGCCTTTTCCTCTGACCCTGATGAAGTCTCTTCTCATTCCTCGGACTCTGATCCTGACCCTCCAGCTCAGCCTTGCCAAGGGGACCTTCCTGAAGGTGACGTCGTGCCTTCTGATACCGGAGACCCCCATGTTTCTTCCTCATCAGAGGACTTTTCTTCATATTCACAAATGCTTTCATGTCTAGCACGTGCACTAAAGTTAGAAGTGGACCAACCTATGCCTCCTTCTGAAGACCTTATCTTTGGAGACATCAACCAGGAGAGGTCTCCACCTCCAAGCCTTACTTTTGTACCAGTTATTATGGACATTATTAAAGAATTTTGGGAGCAACCTGCTACTTCTCCCTCTGTTTCTCGACGAACTGAAAACCTCTATCATGTCCACAGTAACGACACGAAATTTCTTCTCAAGCACCCTATTCCAAACTCTAATCGTCGAAACCAGTTGTACTAAGCCCACTGGAAAGTCACACGTTATCCCCACaaacaaggagggtaaaaagttAGAGATTATCGGAAGAAAGATTTACTCTTTAATCTCTTTCCTCCTTCGGATCATAAACTATCAAACTGCTTTAGGGGCATACCAGAAACAACTCTGGCTCAAAGTTTTACCTGGTCTCAGAATGACCCCAGAAGATGTAAGACAGGGTTTCTTGAATTCTTATGAGGAAGCACAAACCGTTTCAAAACACCAAAGGTTGTCGACTCGGCACGCAACAGAGACCgctgccagagttctcatgtctgcaaTCACTATACGCAGGCATGCTTGGCTGAGATCTGCCAACATCCTGGAGGATGTCAAGACCAAAGTGGAAAGTCTTGCCTTTGACGCCGCTGGACTTTTCAATGACAAGACTGATAATCAGCTAGAAGAATTACATAAGGCCAAAAAGACGGCAAAATCCTACTCAATACAGCCTCAGCCTAGATATGCTAAATTTCAGTGGAGAAAGTCCTACTTCCAATATCAACAATCCTCACAGCAATACAGACCATATAAGAACTTACCTCAACAGAGGTCCTCTCAAGATTCTTCATCTGCTCCCAGTTATCGTCCTCAGCATTCACAGCGTAGGCAATCCTGTAAGCCACCTGCCAAAAAGtccaaacagtatctttgactctgTCATAGACACAAACAGAAATCACATCACCACACACCTTCAACCATTCCTGGCAAATTGGTCTACCATTACAAACGACTcgtgggattttaaaaatcatccaaTCTGGCTACCAactggaatttatagaatttccTCCCTTAGGGTTTGTAAGTCACACGTTTTTCGACCCTGCTCTAGAAGAGGAGGTTCTATCTCTTCTAGCAAAGGATGCCATTCAACCTGTCCAATCGCAGATCTAAAAAATGGATTCTACTCCCAGTACTTCGCCGTGTCAAAGAAAGGTGGAGGTATAAGACCTATCCTCGATCTAAgaatcctaaacacttacctgcatccaAGACGCTTCCGGATGGTGACCTTGGAGTCCATCCTGCCCCtgctaaagaaaaacaattggtttgtggtggtggatctgaaggatgtGTACTTCCATGTGACCATCCATCCAGACCACCGCAAGTACCTTCGATTCATCTTCCAGGGAACCATTTATCAATTCCTGGCCTTACCATTCAGTCTTTCAACAgctcccaggacattcacaaaggtCATGGCACCTGTGGCAGCTTACCCACGCCTCAATGGCATCTACATCTACccttacatagacgattggctggTAGTCTCTCCATCCAGGACTCAGGCCCTGAAGGACACAAAATTCATTCTACGGTTACTGCCAAAACTAGGCCTCACCATCAACAGGGAGAAGTCGCATCTCGAACCCTCCAGGGTAGTGCATTACATCAGAGCACGACTAGATGCCATCAGAGGTCGAATTTTTCTGCCCAGGGAACGAATTCAAAAAATACGAAGGGCTCTCAAGAAGTTTCGGCCAAGGGCCCGCGTGAGGGCGAAACACGTTCAACATCtgttaggcctcatggcctccaccactCCAGCTCTGGCACATGCATGTCTCAAACTGTGGTCCCTATAATCATGGTTCCTGGCACTCTTCAATTCCATGACAGCCAGCCAGATGAAACACCTTCGCATAACTCCAGAGCTTGCACAACAACTCCAATGGTGGAACTATCCTCCTCATCTGAGGATAGGCAAGCCTTTTCGACCACTTCAGCTCACTGTGCAGGTGACAACAGACACCAGTCCGAcaggatggggagcacactgcaGACGGCACAAGGTTCATGCTCTCTGGTCTAGTCAAGAAAGGAACctccacataaaccatctggagatCATAGCGGTCATCAAGGCCTTAAGAGCTTTCCTTCCCATGGTGGAGGGTCATGGTGTTCAATTagtgacagacaacaccacgaccatgtactatatcaacaaacaaggaggatCGTTTCTCTACCTTGCCATTgacctttgggagtggtgctaccagcaccatGTCTTTCCTGTAGCGATACATGTGGCCACGGCAGACAATGTGTTGGCAGACCAGCTGAGCCGTCTCACATGTCAAACACACGAGTGGGAACTGAATACCCAGTTCTTCCAGCACCTCTGTCACCTATGGGGGACCCCAACTGTAGACATCTTTGCCTCTCATCGCAATGCCAAGTGCACCAAGTATGCATCCAGAGCCGGCCTAGGCAAGGACTCGTTAGGGGACGCATTCATGATACCATGGAATCAGGGACTCCTCTAcatgtttcctcctcttcctttaatACAGAGGTCTCTAGTGAAGCTTCGTTACTCTCCTGTGCAGGCGATCTTCATAGCACCATAGTGGCCTCGGCAAGTGTGGTTTCCAGTGCTGATGAGGATGTCCTCAGGGTTCAAGAGACTGCCAACATTACCCGATCTCTTGTCACAGGATGCAGGCAGAGTGTTCCATCCAGATGTAGAGACACTGCATCTAATGGCATGGAGGATCTCCCCGAGATCAAGGAGGTGTTAGATCGGGCCATAAAGCAGTCCACTTCATTGCTGTACAGTTATAAGTGGAAAAGTTTTCTAAAATTTACTGAAGCTAGGGGTCTTGTACCatcccctgtatctctttctacCTTGTTACAATACTTAcattacctgtttgatttcaagTTGTCTCTTTCCACTTTTAAAGTTTACTTGGCTGGGATCATCTCCTTCCAGCCTAAGGACTCCACCTTGTCACgccttttctcccatcctacagtTAAATCCTTTCTTAAAGGACTTACTAATCTGAGGCCTCCAATTCGACCACCAGTTCCGCAGTGGTCCCTTCAGTTAGTGTTGCATGCCCTTGCTCGTCCTccatttgagccaatggctacgtGTGACCTCAAAATGTTATCTCTTAAGTCAttgtttcttgtggccatcacttctgTGAGACGAGCGAGTGAACTTGCTGCTCTTCGTCTGATCAACCTTTTCTACAGTTTTTTAAGGATAAGGTACTGTTGCACCCTGatctctcctttctcccaaaagTTGTCTCGGACTTTCACCTCAACCAGCCTTTACTGCTTCCCACTCTGTTCCCTGAACCTGCAAATGACACCGAGTGCATGCTCCACACCCTTGATGTCAGGAGGGCTCTGGCCTTCTATGTTTCTAGAACCAAGGACTTTAGGTCATCCAATAGACTTTTCCTCTGCCACTTTGGGAAAAAGAAGGGTCTCCCAGCATCGTCTTCAATGCTCTCCAGATGGTTTGTCTCCACAATTTCGCTTGCTTATGAGCTTCAGTGTAAGACTCCACCTGAAGGACTTcaggctcattccaccagagccataGCTTCTTCTACTGCCCTACTATGTGGCGTTGATgtgcctgacatctgcaggactgcCACTTGGTCTAATGTCTCCACCTTCATCACTCATTACAGACTAGACCTGAGGGCCAAGAAGGAGACAAGTTTTGGGAGAGCGGTGTTGACGTCTGTCctccagtgacagcccaccatctggtgagtaagcgtgctaatcacccttttgtgtgcattcacagaagaccacgatgaagaaagagaggttacttacctgtaaccatggttcttcaagtggtcatctgtgaattcacacaatcccgccctgCCTCCCCTCTATCTATCACTGGCTGTATCTAGCTCATGCTCAGGtacctgtggcggataaatggaactgaggtttgggcgggtggagcatgtgcagtataggcagccttaaactttgttacttttctcttaaagctcgagaatgttccgagaggaccaacgctggtgctgggttaacccttttgtgtgaattcacagaatgaccacttgaagaaccatggttacaggtaagtaacctctcttttctttccttggtATTTTGTGCCTCTCTGACTCCCTAATGAAAGCTCATTACTCTCCTGTACTTGATtctattcctttatttttcttgcagGTAATTCCCCCTCAGATGAGTCTGAAGAGAGTGAGCGAGATCCCAGGGTCCTCACTTTTCCAGAGTATATCACCAGCTTATCAGAGTCAGGGACCAAGCGTATGGCAGCTGGTGTACGCATGGAGTGTCAAAGTAGAGGCCACTGCCCATCATCCTGTCCTCTATGTCATGTGAGTTCTAGCCCAGATGCTCTGGCTGAACCCATCCTCTTGGAGGTCACCAAAGCAGCACCCATCTATGAGCTGGTCACTAACAATCAGACACAGAAGGTGAGTGTCTTGGTCCTGAAAGAAGGAGAAATTCTAGTATTAGGGGTTTACAAGTAAGATAGAAAGAGGCCGCTGGCTTCTCCTTACCAGTTCATGTTTTGAGATAAACTGGACTAGGAAGTGGGCTTGAAACAAGAGGAagtgttaggttttttttaatactgaatTCATCATGGCTGTACTGATGACATTTTCTCCATGTTAATTTTTTCCTGGGTTTGGGGCTTCCACATTAGCTGTTCtagaactgtaaagctggaagggaaccttgggatcatcaagcccagcttCTGTCAAGAAGACACAATGGGGAGgtaaactgccaacctctggctctgcagccacatccTCAAacttctgagctatccagcagttcttgtctATAGAGCAGCACTGAAACT
This sequence is a window from Pogona vitticeps strain Pit_001003342236 chromosome 4, PviZW2.1, whole genome shotgun sequence. Protein-coding genes within it:
- the LOC144588884 gene encoding uncharacterized protein LOC144588884, which translates into the protein MQVAYRIAYAVNAEDDNWEQMKNLERTSVESRSKRNQRSSNVIDVGGVSLIEPFPSHLKWRNSPDVDVSIGIDWKNDASFLMSTSYKGTSTSRALRRLKEPRTPAHEKLGSVGQKSGLRWLQQADSASEKRRPAG